From a region of the Bacillus alveayuensis genome:
- a CDS encoding ABC-2 type transport system permease protein (product_source=KO:K01992; cath_funfam=1.20.5.620; cog=COG0842; ko=KO:K01992; pfam=PF12698; superfamily=90123; transmembrane_helix_parts=Inside_1_16,TMhelix_17_36,Outside_37_177,TMhelix_178_200,Inside_201_224,TMhelix_225_247,Outside_248_256,TMhelix_257_279,Inside_280_285,TMhelix_286_308,Outside_309_343,TMhelix_344_366,Inside_367_371) translates to MIGVLTAKLRLFIRKPWLFLMVSILSVVFAMLISSVNKQTIVVPVYSALPESEVKEIIHSLEQYNLFSFKRMKKEEVEKLVGEGKAEAGVELKKDDFRIIVASNTPNSYLVQQTVQKVYAKALQSKSIIDQVKEKQGESSAKQVAKSLAEAENDPVFTIETKHFRADETVIINSKMQSIFGSVLFFVIYTIAYNVFNILMEKRNGIWDRMILSPVKKWEMYTGNLIYSFATGYIQVALIFAVFHFVFDVDFSDKFWFVLVLLIPYVLAIVAISIFIVGIVNNEQQFHAVLPLVSVSMAMLGGAYWPLEIVSSDALLLLSKFVPVTYGMDLLKGAVVYGYSFSDLLYPMSILFLMAVVFMGLGINIMERKRA, encoded by the coding sequence GTGATCGGAGTTTTGACAGCAAAGCTGCGTCTTTTTATCCGGAAGCCTTGGCTATTTTTAATGGTGTCGATCCTTTCTGTCGTTTTTGCTATGCTCATCAGTTCCGTAAACAAACAGACTATAGTTGTTCCAGTATACAGCGCACTGCCTGAAAGTGAAGTGAAGGAAATCATTCACTCTCTTGAGCAGTATAATCTATTTTCGTTTAAAAGGATGAAAAAAGAGGAAGTTGAAAAGCTGGTTGGCGAAGGCAAGGCGGAAGCAGGTGTGGAGCTTAAAAAGGACGATTTCCGCATAATCGTTGCCTCCAATACCCCCAATAGCTATTTGGTTCAGCAAACGGTTCAAAAAGTTTACGCAAAAGCATTACAATCCAAGTCGATCATCGATCAGGTGAAGGAAAAACAAGGAGAATCAAGCGCAAAGCAAGTGGCAAAATCGCTTGCGGAAGCGGAAAACGATCCGGTGTTTACCATAGAGACAAAACATTTCCGTGCGGATGAAACTGTTATCATCAACAGCAAAATGCAATCGATTTTCGGCAGTGTCTTATTTTTTGTCATTTATACGATTGCGTACAACGTTTTCAATATATTAATGGAGAAGCGAAACGGCATTTGGGATCGAATGATTTTGTCGCCGGTCAAAAAATGGGAGATGTATACCGGAAATTTAATTTACAGTTTTGCAACCGGCTATATTCAGGTGGCGCTCATTTTTGCAGTCTTTCACTTTGTGTTTGATGTAGATTTCAGCGATAAATTTTGGTTTGTGCTCGTATTGCTCATCCCTTATGTACTGGCAATTGTCGCAATATCAATTTTTATAGTAGGAATTGTCAATAATGAGCAGCAGTTTCATGCGGTGCTTCCGCTTGTTTCTGTCAGCATGGCGATGCTTGGAGGAGCTTATTGGCCGCTGGAAATTGTTTCTTCGGATGCACTTCTCTTGCTTTCAAAATTTGTCCCCGTTACGTATGGAATGGACCTGTTAAAAGGGGCAGTAGTTTACGGCTACTCATTTAGCGATTTGCTCTATCCGATGAGCATCCTATTCTTGATGGCTGTTGTGTTCA
- a CDS encoding ABC-type multidrug transport system permease subunit (product_source=COG0842; cog=COG0842; transmembrane_helix_parts=Outside_1_33,TMhelix_34_56,Inside_57_63), with product QMSEFMHKLGDMTPNGAGMTAYLKILQGYDLSQFIWPIIYLCLFGFVMFVLSLLVFPKRGEMA from the coding sequence CGCAAATGTCGGAATTTATGCACAAATTGGGGGATATGACGCCAAATGGAGCCGGCATGACAGCTTATTTAAAAATTTTGCAAGGCTATGATCTGTCGCAATTTATTTGGCCTATCATATACTTATGTCTTTTCGGTTTTGTTATGTTCGTATTGAGCTTGCTAGTTTTCCCAAAAAGGGGTGAAATGGCGTGA